The proteins below come from a single Stomoxys calcitrans chromosome 1, idStoCalc2.1, whole genome shotgun sequence genomic window:
- the LOC106092778 gene encoding uncharacterized protein LOC106092778 gives MDSKGKSSISYTLFLYREELKRRQVSFKRLSRTKISLTDKLITKSVRNLEKCTTEDLRAINQELLFKKKLKHQIKRIYNLEKLGIRNANPNLESTEL, from the coding sequence ATGGATTCCAAGGGAAAATCTTCAATTAGCTACACTTTGTTCCTGTACCGCGAAGAGCTGAAACGCCGACAAGTCAGCTTTAAACGTTTGAGCCGTACCAAAATCTCACTCACCGACAAGTTGATCACCAAAAGCgttcgaaatttggaaaaatgcacTACCGAAGATTTGCGGGCCATCAATCAGGAATTGCTGTTCAAGAAGAAGCTGAAGCACCAAATCAAACGCATTTATAACTTGGAAAAATTGGGCATTCGCAATGCCAATCCCAATTTGGAAAGTACCGAGTTGTGA